The sequence below is a genomic window from Deltaproteobacteria bacterium GWC2_55_46.
GACGATGACCTTGCCGCTGTTCATGGTATTGCCTATATTGTCCTGGGCGTTCGACTTGATCCTTATCGTGGGGCCGTCCATGAAGGCCGCCAGGTCGTTGCCGGGCACGCCCTCGACCGTGATCGAGGCATTGCCGCGAAGCCCATCGCCTATGTAGTACTGGCCGTTCACGTTCTTGAGGACTATATCCTTCTCGCCCTTCTCTACAGCCTCGCGCACCTTCTTGTTAAGGTCGCGGTAATATGTCCCTGCAGCGTTGATCTCTACCATCTCTTTATATCCCTCTCAAGTTCTCGGTTACCGTCTTCTATCTGCCAGCTGGCTTCACGCCGAGTATGTCGAGCGTGAATGTGTCGAGGCCAACGCCGCGGAGCCTTTCGCGGTTGCCCCTCAGGCTTTCTATCGAGTTTATGCCGAGGGCGCCGAGGATCTCTTTCAGCTCATGGGTCCATGCGTGTATGAGGTTGATGAGCCGTTCGGAGTAGACCTCCGGGTCGAGCCTGGCCGTAAGCTCCGGCCTCTGGCTGGTGATGCCCCAGGAGCAGTTCCCGGTGTAGCACTTGCCGCATGTGGTGCAGCCCATCGTTATGAGGGCGGCTGTGGCGATGCCGACGGCGTCGGCGCCGAGCGCTATGGCCTTTGCCGCGTCAGCGCTGGACCTGATGCCTCCGGCGGCGATGATGGAGGCCTCGTTCCTTATGCCCTCCTGCCTGAGCCTGTCGTCTACGGCGGCTATCGCGTGCTCAATGGGTATGCCGAGGTGGTCCCGTATTATCGAAGGCGCCGCGCCCGTGCCGCCCCTGAAGCCGTCTATATAGACGATGTCCGCGCCGGCCCTTACGATGCCGGAGGCTATGGCCGCAACGTTATGCACGGCGGCGATCTTAACCGAGACAGGCTTGTAGTTGGTCGCCTCTTTTATGGCGTAGATGAGCTGCCTTAAGTCCTCGATCGAGTAGATATCGTGCTGCGGCGCGGGAGAAAGGGCGTCGGTCCCGACCGGTATCATCCTAGTCCTTGCGACTTCAAGCGGTATCTTCTCTCCGGGCAGATGGCCGCCTATGCCGGGCTTCGCGCCCTGGCCTATCTTTATCTCGACCGCTACTCCTGCGTTCAGGTAGTCAGGGTTCACGCCGAACCTTCCGGAGGCGACCTGGACGATTATGTTGTCCTTATAGGGGATGAGGTCCTCGTGGAGGCCGCCCTCGCCCGTGTTCATGACTATGCCGCAGGCCTTGGCCGCCGTCGCGAGCACCTTTTGCGCGTTAAGGCTGATAGAACCGAAGGACATCGGAGAAAAGATTATCGGCACGTCGAGCTTTATCTGCGGGGGCATCGGCTCGGCGAGCTTGAGCTTGCCGTCCTTTGCCTTCTCGATCTTAACGCTCGACGGCTTCTTGCCGAGGTAGGTCCGGAGCTCCATCGGCTCCCTCAGGGGGTCGATGGAAGGGTTCGTTACCTGGCAGGCGTCTATAAGGAGGTTGTCGAAAAGTATCGTATACGGCATGTCGCTGCCCATGCCGGTAAGCGGTATGCCGCCTGTCTCGGCCTGCTTCTTTATGTTCCGTATATTATTGAAGCTCCAATAGGCGTTCTGCTTGAACTTGGTCGGGTTCTCCAGTATCTGTATCGCCTCTTCGGGGCAGTAATGGTAGCACCTCAGGCATCTCACGCATTTAAAGGTGTCTATGAGTATACTTTCACCGCCCCAGGAGTAGACCCCCCAGCCGCAGTTCTGGATGCACCTTTTGCACCGAATGCACTTTACCTTGTCTATTGTCGCCAGATACTCAGGTGGCGCAAGGCTCTTGAACATTTTCCTCTATTCCTCCGTCTACGCCGCCAGGTTCAAGCGGCGCGCCTTCTTTTTTTATTCAACCTTCAGTCTTCCAGGTCGACTATGACCGGGTCTCCGGCCTTTGGCGCCCAGACCTTGTCCGGCGCCGGGCATATCGCCCTTATGGCCGACTCCTCCGAGGCCATGTAGGTCACGTCGTCCTTTATCGCCGCCACAAGGGGACGGAGCTTTATCCTGTCGTTTATCCCGACAAGGCCGTTGCTGTGGCCGAAGAGTATCGAGAACGGGCCGTTAAGGAGCGCGCTCCCGTAAGTGAGCCTCAGCGCGGTAAGCGCCTCTTTCTCCGCCTGGTCCATCCCGTCTATCTTCTTCCAGAACGGGGCGGCCAGCGCCGCGCAGGCAACCGGGATGGAAAGCCCGTGCCTCCTGATAAGCAGGTCGAGCAGATAGGCCGCGACCTCGGTATCCGTAAGGAGAGTCAGCTTGTAGCCGTACATCTCGAGATACCTCTTGTTGATGCCATAAGATGATATCTCGCCGTTATGGACTATCGACCAGTCAAGGAGGGTAAAGGGGTGCGCCCCTCCCCACCAGCCCGGCGTGTTCGTCGGGAACCTCGTATGGGCTGTCCAGATGTAGCCTTCGTACTCCTCTATCTTGAAGAACTCCGCTATATCGCACGGGTTGCCGACGCCCTTGAAGGCGCCCATGTTCTTGCCTGAGCTGAATATGTACGCGCCGTCGATCTCGGAGTTTACCTTCATGACGGTCGAGACCACGAAGTCGGACTCCTTGGCGTCACCCACGATCTTCTCCTTCAAGGGAGAGACGAAGTACCTTACCAGCAGCGGGCTTATGGGTATGGCCTTCACGGGCCTTGTGGGTATCTCCTCTATCTTCTCTATATGGTAGCTGCCCTTGAGGAACTCCTCCACGGTCCACCTGACCGAGGGCTCGTCGAACATTATATGGAAGGCGTAGAAGTCCTTGAACTCGGGGTATATGCCGTAGGCGGCGTACCCGGCCCCAAGGCCGTTGCCCCTGTCGTTCATGAGGCAAAGCGATTTGACTATGTGGCTGCCGCTGAGCCTCCTCCTCTTCCTGCTTATAAGGCCGGTAAGCCCGCAGCCAGATATGTCCTTCTGGTAGTTATGGTTCACAGCTTCACCTTCTCCAAGTAATTTTACTTCTTTGTTTCGCCTGAGCCGGCGCGCCTGTCCTGCATGAGCGCATAGAGCTTCCTGAACTCTTCCGCCCCTGAAGCCTTCGGCTCCGGAAGGCCAAGCTTTTTCCTCGCCGGCAGGGAAGGCTCTCCAAGCCTGCTCGTCTTGACGAACATATCCCAGCCCCTCTTTACCTGCGGCGGGTGCATGCCCTTCCTCGCCGCGATGTTCCTCAGGGCGGCCATGGCGTTCTCGAACCCGTAATGCTGGTAGCACATCTCAAGGCAGTAGTGGCACTCAAGGCACTCCCATATATGGCGGGAAGAGAGCCACTTTTCGTGTTCGCCCTTGAGTATGTCCTGGATGACGGCCCTGGGGTCGTACCCGGGTATGTGCATGCATGAAGGGCATATGGAGTAGCAGCCCCCGCACTTCGAGCACATCTCAAGGAGCTTGAAATCAAGTGTGGCTTCGAACATGGCGGTCCTTGTCTCCCTTAGCCCAGGGCGTTAGGGCCTGTAAGCCCGGCCTCTATGCCCTCTGACGGGGCCGGCTTCTTTGAAAGCGCCTCCCACCTGGCGATAAAGGGGCTGCAGTCGACCCTGTGGCTGTTGATACCGAGCTCTTCGGCGCTGTAGCCCAGGGCAAGGCCAAGGAGCTCTGTGAAATATATTACGGGGATCCCGAACTTCTCCCCTTCCTTTTCCATGAGGAACTGGTTGTTGTCGAACTGAAGGAAACAGGACGGGCAGCAAAGGACGAGCGCGTCAGCGCCTATGGCCTTAAGCTCACGGAGCTTTACCCTTGCGAAATCCAGCGCCCTGTCGTGCTCGTCGACCCTGTCGAGCCCCTGTCCGCAGCACATGAGCTTGCTCATGTGCTGGAGGCTTTCCGCGCCGAGGCCCCTTATGAGGTTGTCGAACTTCTTCGGGTTGAGCGGGTCGTCGTTATTAAGGGCGTGCGAGGGCCTTATCATGTGGCAGCCGTAGTGGAGCGCTATCCGCATTCCTGTAAAGTCCCTCTTTATCTTCTGCCTTATCTTATGGATGCCCACCGCGTCGTGGAAGAACGGGACCAGGTGCTGCAGCCTTGAAGCCCCCTTGAACTCGCGCCCCACCTCTTTCAGAAGGCTATTCACCTCGGCCTTCTCCCTGGGGTTCGCGTTTAGCTCGCCCTTTACGGTGGCAAGGTTGGAAACACAGCCCGTACACGGGCTTACGAGGTCGATGTCAAGCTCGTCCACGACAGCGACGTTCCTCGCGGCCGTCAGCACGAAGGCCCCGTGGTCTATGTTGTTTACGAGCGACTTCTCAGGACAGCACGTGAACCCGTCTACGTCCCTGTACGGAAGCTGGAAGCTATCCAGGACCAGGCGGGTCGATTTCTCAATGAACGGGAAACGGGTCTGTATGGTGCAGCCCCAGAATACGGCAAACTCTCTCATCGAACGGGCCTTCCGCCGCCTTAAAGCGGCAATCAGAAACTCACAGGGAAAGATACAAACAGAAAAAATAACCCCGCTCTACTACCGGGGTCTCAAGAGTCCAGAGCATGCGCCGCCCTGCCTTCAGCGGCAGGGGCAGGCTACATGATCAGAATCAAACACTATACGGCTGCCAACCGATGTAACAGCGGACCCCCATGGGTCCTGCCGCGAACATTAGGCAGGCACGCAGCAGTCGACCGGGCAAACCTCAGCGCACTTCGGTGTGTCAAAATGGCCTTTGCATTCGACGCAGGCATTGGGGTCGATCACATAGATATCCCCCTCAGAGATGGCATTAACAGGGCACTCCGGCAGACAAACCCCGCAAGCAACGCAGTCTTCGGTAATCTTAAGCGCCAATTCCTATCACCACCCTTTCCGGATTTTTTTGGTTTAAAAGAAGCGGATAGAACTCCATTCTTATGTATACAGTATACTAACCCACAAAAAAATGAAATACAAGATTTTTTTGAAAGAGCCTATTGATGCTCTTATACCATTTCCCGGGCCGGTTTATGATGATAAATATCCATATTTCACCACAACATATGGAAAATCCAGCCTGAAAGGCTACTTACGCCTGCCCTCAGCACCTTACGGCAAGGAGCCTTGGCTCTGTCATCTCCTCGATGGCGTACCTGACGCCCTCCCTGCCAAAGCCGCTCATCTTGACTCCGCCATAAGGCATGTTGTCTACCCTGTAGGCAGGCGCGTCGTTTGCGACCACCCCCCCGACCTCAAGCCTGGCAAACGCGCTCATTATCCTGCCCATGTCCCTTGTGAAAAGACCTGCCTGCAGCCCGTAAAGCCCGCTGTTCACCAGATCGATGGCCTCGTCGAATGAATCATATGGCTCTATCGATACCAAAGGCGCGAAGGCCTCCTCTCCGCAGACCTTCATCGAGGGCCTTGTCCCGGTCATGACCGTCGGCTCCATGAAGCTCCCGTGGCGCTTGCCGCCAAGAAGGACCCTGGCCCCCTCTGCCTGAGCCTCCTTTATCCACTGCTCGGTCCTTATCGCGGCGGCCTCCTCTATCATCGGGCCAAGGTCGGTTGGCTCATCGAGCGGGTCTCCCATCTTTATCTTCCGGCACTCATCAAGGTATCTATCCATGAACTCATCGAATACAACCCTGTCCACGAATATCCTCTGCACCGATATGCAAACCTGTCCGGCGTTTGAAAAGGCCCCGATGGCGCACCTCGCCGCGGCAAGCGCCAGGTCAGCGTCCCCGTGGACTATAGCCCCCGCGTTGCCGCCCAGCTCAAGCGTCACCTTCCTCGTGCCAGCAAATTCTTTTAACGCCCACCCGACCTTCGCGCTGCCGGTAAAAGAGAGCTTCTTTATCCTTTCGTCCTGCCAGAGGCTTTGAGCCTGCTCATTCGAGCAGTTCACGATATTGAGCCCGCCGGATGGCCAGCCCGCCTCCGTGACTATCTCGCCCATGAGCAGGGCTGAGATGGGCGTTTTGGGCGAGGGCTTAAGGATAATAGGGTTTCCTGAGGCCATGGCCGGGGCGACCTTGTGGGCGGCAAGGTTCAGGGGAAAATTAAAGGGAGATATGCCGAGCACCGTGCCTATGGGAAACCTCCTCACGATGGCAAACCTGCCCTCAGACCCCGGGCTTATATCAAGGGGGATGACCTCGCCCCCGAGCCTTTTGGCCTCTTCGGAGGCGAGCTGGAACGTATTGACAGCCCTTCTTACCTCGCCACGGGCGTCTTTTATCGGCTTCCCTGACTCTAAAGTTATCGCGGTCGCTATCTCTTTTTCGCGTTCCTCAAGCCCATTGACGACCTTTCTCAATATCTCGGAGCGCCTGTATGCTGGCAGACCTTTGATCTCGCCGAAGGAGGCAACAGAGGCCGCGAGGGCCTCTTCCAGCTGAGCATCGGTTGCCAGAAAGGTCCTGCCCACTACAGAGCCGTCGTAAGGGCTTTTGACCTCCAGGGCCTTATCCGATCTCCTCCATTGCCCTCCTATGAGCATGCCCTTGTCTTTTATCATGATCTTCCTCCCGCTATTTAAAAGGTCTTAACAAAAAACAGAGCCCCAGTCAACTTCTGATAAATGTAACCATAATCAGATTGTTTTCGACCGCCCATATGATATAATTTTAATGGAACTGTTTAAAGAGGAGGTCTTTCGCATAGCACAGGTATTCGGAAACCTCTCCGGCCTCAAGGCGAGCCAGCTGAAGGCCATAGAGAGGATATACACCCGCAAGGTCACGCCTTCAAGGGTCATTACGCCTGAGCTCGGCAGGTCCCTGACCGAGCTTTCAAGGGAGATCAAAAGGCAGCTCGGCATAATCGTCAACAGAAGAGGGGCTATCGCCGCCGTTATCGTGGGCGACGAGCGCGAAATAGTCATCCCTGTACTCTCTGGCTATCCGCTTGGCAGAAAGCACCTTCGCGGGGTGAGGTGCGTACACACACATCTGAAGAACGAACCGCTTTCCCAGGACGACTTGACAGACCTCGCGCTCTTGAGGCTCGACCTCATCGCCGCCATAGGCGTTAAAGAGGACGGCCTTCCGGCAGATATCCATATCGCGCATCTGCTGCCGTACTACCCTGACGGCGAGACCTACGAGGTCGACCAGCCGAAGCCCTTCCACGCCCTCGATATCGACGCCGAAAGCTTCGCTTCATCCCTTGAAGAGGAGATGGGGCGCGCGATAACCCGGGACGTGCGCGACAAGCGGGAGCGGGCCATCCTGGTGAGTGTTGCCACTCGTCCAAGGGAAGAGCAGATGGAATCCCTTGAAGAGCTTAAAGAGCTTGCCAGGACCGACAACGTGGTCGTCCTCGACATGGCCTGCCAGAGGCCCGAAAAGCTCAACCCGAAGTACCTCATGGGCACAGGGAAGATAAAAGACCTCATAATCAAGGCCCTCCAGAAGGACGCCACCCTCCTCATCTTCGACCAGGAGCTTACGCCCACGCAGATAAGGGAGCTCGGCGAGATAATGGAACTTAAGGTAATAGACAGGACCCAGCTCATACTCGACATATTCGCCAGGCGCGCCCATTCAAGGGACGGCAAGGTGCAGGTGGAGCTCGCGCAGCTCAAGTACCTTCTGCCCAAGCTCACCGGCAAGGGGACATCGCTATCGAGGCTCATGGGCGGCATAGGCGGAAGGGGCCCTGGAGAGACGAAGCTCGAGGTAGACAGGCGCCGCGTGCAGGACAGGATAACTCACCTTGAAAAGGAGCTTAAGTCTTTAAGCCGCGGCAGGTACGAGAGAAGACGGAGAAGGGCCGGAAGCGGCATACCCATCATCTCGATCGTCGGCTACACGAACGCCGGCAAATCGACACTTCTCAACGCGCTCACCAGAAGCGACACTCTCGTCGAGGACAAGCTCTTTGCCACCCTCGATACCGCCTCCCGGAGGCTCCGCTTCCCGAAAGAGCGGGACACGGTCATAACCGACACCGTCGGCTTCATAAAAGACCTGCCTGAGGACCTATTCAAGGCCTTCAAGTCTACCCTTGAAGAGATGGAGGACGCAAACCTTCTCATGCACGTCGTAGACCTCAGCAACCCCGCATTTGAAAGCAGGATCAAGACCGTTGAAGACGTGCTCGATGATATAGGGCTAAAAGAGATCCCGCGCCTTCTGGTCTTCAACAAGACGGACCTCATGGACCCCGTGGTGGCGAATAACCTCGCCCGGAGGTATGAGGCCATCAACATATCTGCCATTGACTCAAAGAGCCTGGCCGTTCTTTTAAAAGAGCTTGAAAAGAGGCTCTGGCCCGGAGAGGCGCTTGAGAAGACCGCCAATTGAAAGGTCAGCCGGACAACTTACCTGATATCTTCCAGCCCCTTATTCAGCAAAAAACGATTTTCCCATTATCAGTGCTTATGGAAGTGATGGAGGTCCGGCACATGGGCATGTGAGTGGGCCATGGCCCCGTGCTCGTGATGATGGGAATGTGGTACTTCCGTGCCTTCTTCGTGGTCGTGATGCTCGTCATGGACATGGCTGTGCTCGTGGCTCAAGGCCTCATGCGTGTGCATATGCGCATGGAACTCCTTCATGACGAGCCACAGGCCTCCCGCCATAAATACAAAAGCCGCCGCCAGCATGAGCGTGACCGGCTCGCCCAGTACGACGATGGACGCCGCCATGCCCACGAATGGCGCGATCCCGAAGTATGCCCCTGTCCTTGCCGCCCCGAGATGCCTCAGGGCATAGACGAAAAATACCAGGCTGACCCCGTAGCTCAAGGCGCCAAGAATGAGGGCTGAAGCGAGCGGCGCGGGCTCCGGGATATTCTCGTTCGCGACAAGGGCCAGGAAGAGGCTGGCCGTCCCGGCGGCAAGCCCTTTTATCCTGGCTATAAGGAACGGGTCCTTATGTGACAGGCGCCGGGTAAGATTATTGTCGATAGACCACATGAGGGCGGCTCCGGCCACAAGGACTGGACCGGCGTTTATCCGGAACCATCCGGCCGGGGAAGGACCTGTTGTAAGGACAGAGCCTGCGATGAGCATCAACCCTGCCGCGCACCAGACACGGCGGCCTACCTCTTCCTTAAAGACAAAAGAGGCGATGAGCGCGGTAAACACGACCTCTACATTGAGTATCAGCGAGGCGACCGAGCCAGCCGAGCCCTTTAGTCCCAGGATAAGCAGTATCGGGGCCGCGATGCCGCCCGCGGCTATCGAGCCGACGAGGTAGATGTAATCCCCTTTTTCAAGCCCGGGTTCGCGGACGTATCTCGCGTTAAGTCCCCTTACCAAGGAGACGAGGCATAGCCCCGCCCAGCTGCCGAGATACAATAGGCCGGCGAGCATAAGCGGGCTCATCATCCCCGCGAGGATCTTGGCAAAAGGGGTGCTTAGACCGAAGAAGGCGGCCGCAATGAGAGCCGAGACGACCCCGAAGCGGGAGTACCGCAAATATCCTTTATCTGTACCCATCTTGTAGAAATCAGAAGCGCCGTTCCTGAGGGGGCAGGCACTTCTTCACTCAAGGTTAGAGACCTTCACACCGACCAGCCTTATAGGCCGGTCGAAGTCGACCGCGTCGACGAGCTTCAAAACGGCGGCCCAGATATCGTTCATCGACTCTGTAGTGAGTTCCATCGTCTCTGCCCTTGCAATGGTCCTGAAGTCGTTGAAACGCACCTTTATGGAGACCGTCCCAGCCTTGTACCCCTCGGCCTTGATCCTTCTAACAAGGTCCTGGGTAAGCCCGCTCAAGGTCTCTTTGACGACATGGAGGTCGGTGGTGTCCTCCTCGAAGGTGACCTCCCTGCTGAAGGAAGACGGCTCATAAAAGGGCACCACAGGGCTCAAGTCCACCCCCCTGGCGTGCTCATGCAGGCTCCTCCCGATATTCGGCCCGAAGTTCCTCACAATATGCTGCACGGGCGTCTTTGAGAGATCCCCGACGCTATTTATCCCCAGCTCCTTGAGCCTCGCCTCGGTCTTTGCGCCCACGCCCCAGAGCCTCCTTACCGGCAGGTCACGGAGGAACTTCTCGGCCTCATTCTCCTCCACTACTAAAAAGCCGTCGGGCTTGCCCGCGTCCGTAGCCATCTTTGCCAAAAGCTTATTTGGCGCCACCCCTACCGATACCGTAAGCCCAAGCTCTTTTTTAACGCGTCTTTTCATCTCGCGGGCCATGGCGACCGCGTTCGGGAACGGGTCCTGCCCAGGGCCTTGCTGGACCTCGACAAAGGCCTCGTCAAGGCCGAATGACTCGACCA
It includes:
- a CDS encoding aldehyde dehydrogenase; the encoded protein is MIKDKGMLIGGQWRRSDKALEVKSPYDGSVVGRTFLATDAQLEEALAASVASFGEIKGLPAYRRSEILRKVVNGLEEREKEIATAITLESGKPIKDARGEVRRAVNTFQLASEEAKRLGGEVIPLDISPGSEGRFAIVRRFPIGTVLGISPFNFPLNLAAHKVAPAMASGNPIILKPSPKTPISALLMGEIVTEAGWPSGGLNIVNCSNEQAQSLWQDERIKKLSFTGSAKVGWALKEFAGTRKVTLELGGNAGAIVHGDADLALAAARCAIGAFSNAGQVCISVQRIFVDRVVFDEFMDRYLDECRKIKMGDPLDEPTDLGPMIEEAAAIRTEQWIKEAQAEGARVLLGGKRHGSFMEPTVMTGTRPSMKVCGEEAFAPLVSIEPYDSFDEAIDLVNSGLYGLQAGLFTRDMGRIMSAFARLEVGGVVANDAPAYRVDNMPYGGVKMSGFGREGVRYAIEEMTEPRLLAVRC
- a CDS encoding GTPase HflX; this translates as MELFKEEVFRIAQVFGNLSGLKASQLKAIERIYTRKVTPSRVITPELGRSLTELSREIKRQLGIIVNRRGAIAAVIVGDEREIVIPVLSGYPLGRKHLRGVRCVHTHLKNEPLSQDDLTDLALLRLDLIAAIGVKEDGLPADIHIAHLLPYYPDGETYEVDQPKPFHALDIDAESFASSLEEEMGRAITRDVRDKRERAILVSVATRPREEQMESLEELKELARTDNVVVLDMACQRPEKLNPKYLMGTGKIKDLIIKALQKDATLLIFDQELTPTQIRELGEIMELKVIDRTQLILDIFARRAHSRDGKVQVELAQLKYLLPKLTGKGTSLSRLMGGIGGRGPGETKLEVDRRRVQDRITHLEKELKSLSRGRYERRRRRAGSGIPIISIVGYTNAGKSTLLNALTRSDTLVEDKLFATLDTASRRLRFPKERDTVITDTVGFIKDLPEDLFKAFKSTLEEMEDANLLMHVVDLSNPAFESRIKTVEDVLDDIGLKEIPRLLVFNKTDLMDPVVANNLARRYEAINISAIDSKSLAVLLKELEKRLWPGEALEKTAN
- a CDS encoding glutamate synthase; this encodes MFKSLAPPEYLATIDKVKCIRCKRCIQNCGWGVYSWGGESILIDTFKCVRCLRCYHYCPEEAIQILENPTKFKQNAYWSFNNIRNIKKQAETGGIPLTGMGSDMPYTILFDNLLIDACQVTNPSIDPLREPMELRTYLGKKPSSVKIEKAKDGKLKLAEPMPPQIKLDVPIIFSPMSFGSISLNAQKVLATAAKACGIVMNTGEGGLHEDLIPYKDNIIVQVASGRFGVNPDYLNAGVAVEIKIGQGAKPGIGGHLPGEKIPLEVARTRMIPVGTDALSPAPQHDIYSIEDLRQLIYAIKEATNYKPVSVKIAAVHNVAAIASGIVRAGADIVYIDGFRGGTGAAPSIIRDHLGIPIEHAIAAVDDRLRQEGIRNEASIIAAGGIRSSADAAKAIALGADAVGIATAALITMGCTTCGKCYTGNCSWGITSQRPELTARLDPEVYSERLINLIHAWTHELKEILGALGINSIESLRGNRERLRGVGLDTFTLDILGVKPAGR